CTTAAATGGTTTTACGATGACGTTTTGGTAAACACCCGCCTCAATGTATGGGTCGGCGTCAGCCCATGCTTTTGCATCTTCTAGAGAGTTAAATTCTGCAATCACGGTAGAGCCTGTGAAGCCTGCTTCACCTGGGTTTTCGGTATCTAATGCAGGCATTGGACCTGCGGTTAGAAGGCGACCTTCATCTTGCAGTGTTTGCAGACGAGCAAGGTGCTTCTCACGTACTGAAAGACGTTTTTCGAGAGAGTTTTCAACGTCCTGAGAAAAAATCACGTACCACATACTTAAATCCTTTTTATTTTCGAGAACAAGCGAAATAGTAATGCTTCGTCATCGGCGCTGCAGCACCGTGACGATGAAGTGTGAAATTACTCGCCTTTTACAGGGCGAGGGCGGCCTTGGCTATCGATCGCTACGTAGTTGAATTGAGCTTCACACACTTGGTAACGCTCACCAATGCCATCTTCACTGACAGGTTTGACCCATACTTCGAGATTTATTTCCATGGAAGTGCGACCAATTTTGGTACATTCGCCATAACAGCACACCACATCACCCACACGAACAGGCTGTTTAAAGGTAATGCTCGATACTGAAACGGTGACGATACGGCCATGAGAAATTTCTTTTGCCAGAATACCGCCCGCCAAATCGAGCTGAGACATGATCCAGCCACCAAAGATATCACCATTAGCGTTGGTATCTGCAGGCATTGCAAGAGTGCGCAGCAACATTTGGCCGCGAGGAGTGTTTGGAATTGACATACTACTTACCTAAAAAGAAAACCCTCCAGCACCAATGGGGCGCTGGAGGGTAAAATCATACAGTTGTTATTCTTGGCTTTGGTTAGATTCTTCTTTTGGCATCTGCTTGTAAATGTAGATACCAGTGAGAAGTGTAAAGCCAAAGGTCGCTGCTAGCAGACCAAATACTTTGAAGTTCACCCACACATCCAATGGTAGGCTAAATGCTACGTAGACGTTTAGCACAGCACAGAAACTAAAGAAGCCGATCCATGCCCAATTGATCTTTTTCCAGACGGACTCTGGCAAGGTGATCTCTTTGGCAAGCATCCCTTTAATGAGTGGTTTACCCATTAAGTCCGTGACAAACAGACCAATAGCAAAAATGGCGTAGACGATGGTGACTTTCCATTTAATGAAGTTCTCATCGTGCAGGAAGATGGTCATGCCACCGAATACGGTCACCATCAAAAAGGTCACAACCTGCATCTTTTCTACTTTCTTGTATAACAAGAAGGTCAGGGCGATTTGCACTGCCGTTGCAACGATAAGCGCTCCAGTGGCGACATAGATATCGTGTGTTTTATACAGCACGAAAAAGATAATCAGAGGAATAAAATCGATCAGCAATTTCATTTGAGGCAAAACTTCTAAAATTTGATTGGCTACAGTCTACTGAAAAATGATGGTGGGACAAGCTTGAATGGGGATTATGAGTGAATATTTGGTGAGGATTGTTTGAGGTCGGTGGTGTTGAGTCGAGTGTTGTGCTGCTCTCCCCCCTTTTCAAGGGGGAGCGGGAGGGGGTTAAATCGAACTATCAGTGAGTACATGATTTGATTGGTGAGAAATCTAAACCGTCAATTTAACCTTTACACAACAGGCTAGCTCGCATTTTAACCCCTCCCAACCTCCCCCGGGACGCCGGCCGCTAGAAAAGGGGAGGGGCATAAGAGCCTTACTTCTGCGTAGCAGCTTTCATGTTCTTAACAAACTCACCCAGTTCTTCAAGCATCGCCTCTGGCTTATCAAGATTCTTCTCAATAATTTTAACCACAGCAGAACCAGAAATAGCACCAGCCGCACCAGATTCAATCGCTTGCTTCACCTGCGCAGGCTCAGAGATACCAAAGCCTAGCAGTGATGGTGGCGCATTGTATTGCGTCAGTTTTTCAAGCTGTGTACCCATTGGCATATTTGCCTTGGTTTCAGTACCTGTTACACCTGCACGTGATAGTAGGTAGGTGTAACCGCCGCCCAGCTGCGCAACTTGCTTGATGGTTTCATCAGACGCCGTTGGCGGAGCGATAAAGATTGGGTGAATACCAAACTTCTCTGCAGCTGCAACAAACTCAGCACTTTCGCCAGTTGGTACGTCAGCAATCAATACCGAATCGATGCCGACTTCTTGGCAGCGCTGGTAGAAGTTTTCAATCCCACGGCTGTAAACCAAGTTCGCATACATTAGAAGACCAATAGGCATTTCTGGGTACTGTTCACGGATTTTTGCGATCAGTTCAAAACACGTGTCCGGGTTGGTTTTCGCATCCAATGCACGAATGTTCGCCCCTTGGATAGTAGGACCATCGGCTTGCGGATCAGAGAATGGAAAACCTAGTTCTAGGGCATCTGCACCAGAAGCCGCTAGGGTTTGCATGATCTTTAGAGACTGCTCTGGGTTTGGATCACCAATGGTTACGAATGGAACAAATGCGCCTTGGTTTTTCTCTTCTAGACGAGAGAACAGTGCTTGATAACGATCCATTACAGCGCTCCTTTTTGCTCTAGGATATCGTGAACCGTGAAGATATCTTTATCACCACGACCAGATAGGTTAACCACCAGAAGTTGCTCTTTTTCTGGATTATCTTTTGCCATCTTAACGGCGTGCGCCAATGCGTGAGAAGACTCAAGCGCAGGAATGATACCTTCATTGCGCGCCAGCATTTGGAACGCTTCTAGGGCTTCATCATCAGTCACTGATTCGTATTGAGCGCGGCCAATAGCGTTCAGGTGAGCATGCTGAGGACCAACCGATGGGAAATCAAGTCCCGCCGATACAGAGTAAGACTCTTCAACTTGTCCGTGCGCATCTTGCATCAGTGGTGCTTTCATACCAAAGAAGATACCCGTTGTGCCATGCTTAAGTGGCGCACCGTGTTGGTCGGTATCGATGCCAAGACCTGCTGGCTCAACACCAATCAGACCAACTTCTTCATCGTCGATGAAGTCAGCAAACATGCCAATAGCGTTTGAACCGCCACCAACACAAGCAATAACAGCATCTGGAAGGCGGCCTTCACGAGCAAGGATCTGGTTCTTGGTTTCTTCTCCAATCATACGTTGGAAATCACGCACGATGGTTGGGAATGGGTGAGGGCCAGCCGCCGTACCCAGTAGGTAGTGCGCCGTTTCATAGCTTGCAGACCAGTCACGCAGTGCTTCGTTACAAGCATCTTTTAGCGTTGAGCTACCTGAATGCACAGGGATCACTTCAGCACCCATTAAGCGCATACGGAATACGTTCGGGCTTTGACGCTCAACGTCTTTAGCACCCATGTAAACACGGCATTTAAGGCCAAGTAGAGCACATGCCAACGCCGTTGCAACACCGTGTTGACCTGCACCTGTTTCTGCGATGATTTCATCTTTACCCATGCGTTTAGCAAGCAGCGCCTGACCTAATACTTGGTTAGTTTTGTGTGCACCACCGTGAAGCAAATCTTCACGTTTTAGGTACAGCTTAGTTTTGGTGCCTTTGGTCAAGTTGCGAGTCAGTGTTAGCGCCGTTGGGCGGCCAGCGTACTCTTGCAGCAGTGACATAAATTCCGCACGAAAGCTAGGATCTGCTTGGGCGTCGATAAAAGCTTGTTCAAGTTGGTCCAATGCTGGCACCAAGATTTGAGGCACGAACTGGCCTCCGTATTCGCCGAAGTAGGCATCTAATTTAGCCATGGGAGATCCTTTATTAAAAATGACGAATCGCAGCGAATGCGTCGTTCAATTTGTTGATATCTTTTTTACCCGGTGCGCTTTCCACACCTGAGTTTAAATCCAGTCCGAGACAACCGATTTGCGCCGCAGTGGCTGCGTTGCCTGGGTTAATGCCGCCTGCCAGCATTAATGTTTCTTTGCCTTGCTCAGGAATAAGCGACCAGTCAAACGCTTGACCAGTGCCGCCTGATTGGCTGCCAACTTTGGTATCCAGTAGATGGCGGTCTACGCCTTCAAGCAGTGCTGGTGTTTGGTCAGCCACAGCATAGGCTTTCCAAATCTTGCAATTATCTGCAAGCTGAGATCTTAGCGCCGTGACGTAGGTTTGGTCTTCTTCACCGTGAAGTTGAACGGCTTTCAAACCCAGTTCGTTGGCGATTTGAATAACCTCTTCGAGCGCATGATTTTGGAACACACCAACATAGTTTAGTGGTGCGCCACTCATCACCATGCGAGCAGTCTCAGGGTTAACATAACGCTTTGACGCTTCAACAAAAATTAGACCACCGTTCACAGCCCCCGCTTGGTATGCTTTAGCAGCATCATCAGAGTGGGTGAGGCCGCAAACCTTGTTGTCACCAAGCAGCACTTTGCGCACAGCTTGCTCTAGGTTTTGCTCGCCCATTAGTGAGCTACCAATCAAGAAACCATTCGCATGGTTTGCAAGATCACGCACTTGAGCGTGGTTGTAGATACCAGACTCTGAGATAACCACAGTGCCTTGTGGCAGCTTAGGAGCCAGCGCTTTGGTACGGTTTAAATCGATAGAAAGATCGCGCAGGTTACGGTTATTAATACCCACTACCTTGGCTTTTAATGCGATCGCTCGTTCAAGCTCTTCTTCATTACTCACTTCAGTAAGAATGCCAAGACCCAAACTATGTGCAGCTTCGGCAAGTTCTGCATACTCTTGGTCATCAAGCACCGAGAGCATCAGCAAAATAGCATCGGCTTGGTAGTGACGGGCCAAGTAAACTTGGTAGGTATCGACCATAAAGTCTTTGCACAAAATTGGCTGAGTTGTCTGCGCTTTGACTTGAGGA
This portion of the Vibrio sp. SCSIO 43136 genome encodes:
- a CDS encoding YciI family protein is translated as MWYVIFSQDVENSLEKRLSVREKHLARLQTLQDEGRLLTAGPMPALDTENPGEAGFTGSTVIAEFNSLEDAKAWADADPYIEAGVYQNVIVKPFKKVF
- the yciA gene encoding acyl-CoA thioester hydrolase YciA, whose product is MSIPNTPRGQMLLRTLAMPADTNANGDIFGGWIMSQLDLAGGILAKEISHGRIVTVSVSSITFKQPVRVGDVVCCYGECTKIGRTSMEINLEVWVKPVSEDGIGERYQVCEAQFNYVAIDSQGRPRPVKGE
- a CDS encoding septation protein A — its product is MKLLIDFIPLIIFFVLYKTHDIYVATGALIVATAVQIALTFLLYKKVEKMQVVTFLMVTVFGGMTIFLHDENFIKWKVTIVYAIFAIGLFVTDLMGKPLIKGMLAKEITLPESVWKKINWAWIGFFSFCAVLNVYVAFSLPLDVWVNFKVFGLLAATFGFTLLTGIYIYKQMPKEESNQSQE
- the trpA gene encoding tryptophan synthase subunit alpha → MDRYQALFSRLEEKNQGAFVPFVTIGDPNPEQSLKIMQTLAASGADALELGFPFSDPQADGPTIQGANIRALDAKTNPDTCFELIAKIREQYPEMPIGLLMYANLVYSRGIENFYQRCQEVGIDSVLIADVPTGESAEFVAAAEKFGIHPIFIAPPTASDETIKQVAQLGGGYTYLLSRAGVTGTETKANMPMGTQLEKLTQYNAPPSLLGFGISEPAQVKQAIESGAAGAISGSAVVKIIEKNLDKPEAMLEELGEFVKNMKAATQK
- the trpB gene encoding tryptophan synthase subunit beta, which codes for MAKLDAYFGEYGGQFVPQILVPALDQLEQAFIDAQADPSFRAEFMSLLQEYAGRPTALTLTRNLTKGTKTKLYLKREDLLHGGAHKTNQVLGQALLAKRMGKDEIIAETGAGQHGVATALACALLGLKCRVYMGAKDVERQSPNVFRMRLMGAEVIPVHSGSSTLKDACNEALRDWSASYETAHYLLGTAAGPHPFPTIVRDFQRMIGEETKNQILAREGRLPDAVIACVGGGSNAIGMFADFIDDEEVGLIGVEPAGLGIDTDQHGAPLKHGTTGIFFGMKAPLMQDAHGQVEESYSVSAGLDFPSVGPQHAHLNAIGRAQYESVTDDEALEAFQMLARNEGIIPALESSHALAHAVKMAKDNPEKEQLLVVNLSGRGDKDIFTVHDILEQKGAL
- the trpCF gene encoding bifunctional indole-3-glycerol-phosphate synthase TrpC/phosphoribosylanthranilate isomerase TrpF, which produces MSQPVSQNQRDMAQVLAKIVEDKRIWVEERKLSQPLETFKSDLKPSDRSFYDALSQSGTRFILECKKASPSKGLIRDDFDLDYIASVYKDYATAISVLTDEKYFQGNFDFLPQVKAQTTQPILCKDFMVDTYQVYLARHYQADAILLMLSVLDDQEYAELAEAAHSLGLGILTEVSNEEELERAIALKAKVVGINNRNLRDLSIDLNRTKALAPKLPQGTVVISESGIYNHAQVRDLANHANGFLIGSSLMGEQNLEQAVRKVLLGDNKVCGLTHSDDAAKAYQAGAVNGGLIFVEASKRYVNPETARMVMSGAPLNYVGVFQNHALEEVIQIANELGLKAVQLHGEEDQTYVTALRSQLADNCKIWKAYAVADQTPALLEGVDRHLLDTKVGSQSGGTGQAFDWSLIPEQGKETLMLAGGINPGNAATAAQIGCLGLDLNSGVESAPGKKDINKLNDAFAAIRHF